From Ruminococcus sp. HUN007, a single genomic window includes:
- a CDS encoding matrixin family metalloprotease, with the protein MKKFIKNTIAILISALLPINTVWAYSPVPCGNYVDGYRCHFASNVGTPPPRYHTLGDKVMNYGVGAYGSNTRYYWIDPYLPANYTSPIQDAFYEWVYTTNSVGVTTSISIHETSIKSAAYFEVVLNDGELPYGTMASTRHYIGSNRVDINNKVLDSNYGWAKIIINVTYMAEQGYDTATGIKQTVAHEIGHGMGLSHQNCNSASIMCQTAYGLTATRANAFDLQTINHLYG; encoded by the coding sequence ATGAAAAAATTTATTAAGAATACTATTGCGATTTTAATTTCAGCATTGCTACCAATTAACACAGTTTGGGCTTATTCACCTGTACCATGCGGAAATTATGTTGATGGATATCGATGCCATTTTGCCTCAAACGTTGGTACTCCTCCTCCGCGTTATCATACGCTGGGTGACAAAGTCATGAATTACGGAGTAGGTGCATATGGTTCGAACACACGGTATTATTGGATAGATCCTTATCTGCCAGCAAATTATACTTCACCAATACAAGATGCATTTTATGAATGGGTATATACAACAAATTCAGTAGGAGTAACAACATCTATTTCAATTCATGAAACGAGTATAAAATCCGCTGCATATTTTGAAGTAGTACTTAATGACGGTGAATTACCATACGGCACAATGGCGAGTACTCGTCACTACATTGGAAGTAATAGAGTTGATATAAATAACAAGGTGCTTGATTCTAATTATGGATGGGCTAAAATTATTATCAATGTCACTTATATGGCAGAACAAGGATACGACACAGCTACAGGAATTAAACAGACAGTCGCCCATGAAATAGGACATGGAATGGGATTAAGTCATCAAAATTGTAATTCTGCAAGTATTATGTGTCAAACTGCATATGGATTGACAGCAACCAGAGCTAATGCTTTCGATTTACAGACTATCAATCACTTGTATGGTTAA
- a CDS encoding cyclic lactone autoinducer peptide, translating into MCKKAKESILKLLADAGKKAALIGCGSASLLGYHQPKEPEYMKKQL; encoded by the coding sequence ATGTGCAAAAAAGCAAAAGAAAGTATCCTGAAACTTTTAGCTGATGCAGGAAAAAAAGCAGCTTTAATCGGTTGCGGATCGGCATCACTTCTTGGATACCATCAGCCAAAGGAGCCGGAATACATGAAAAAACAACTGTAA
- a CDS encoding peptidoglycan-binding domain-containing protein, which translates to MSMVKKMICAMGIITTICTSMISHNNVVVSAWAYNVNNSTTYPYINYPSVITNGNSENNYIKAYGLTRNRIDKSGEHHVRVIQYCLNVTMDGIIGNNTDYAIKEYQRNNGLDDDGIVGKDTYRYLMYDNSVIGYTYNTGYSSPYMTVGVINYTK; encoded by the coding sequence ATGAGTATGGTAAAAAAAATGATTTGTGCTATGGGCATTATTACAACCATTTGTACATCAATGATTTCACATAATAATGTTGTCGTTTCAGCTTGGGCATATAACGTTAATAACAGCACTACATATCCTTATATCAATTATCCATCAGTAATTACTAATGGTAATAGCGAAAATAACTATATTAAAGCCTATGGATTAACAAGAAATCGTATTGATAAATCCGGTGAACATCATGTTAGAGTAATTCAATATTGCCTAAATGTGACTATGGATGGAATAATAGGTAACAACACTGATTATGCAATCAAGGAATATCAGAGGAACAATGGCTTGGATGATGATGGCATAGTAGGAAAAGATACATATAGGTATCTTATGTATGATAACAGCGTTATTGGATATACATATAACACAGGATATTCTTCACCTTATATGACGGTTGGCGTAATTAATTATACGAAATAA
- a CDS encoding IS1380 family transposase, whose amino-acid sequence MNSISDFSFKFNSSVKFNFDGGDLTSDSGALLIEEFMHVTGIKKLFQLFKTKDSAVRFHTDADNLHQAISQIFLSYYNDYDANELAHEHVLTTSLNKDRIASQSSMSRFFSRADGTTIKQLNCILTELRRIAYAIKRPEFIVFDLDSTLLDTYGNQEGTAFNFHYQNVGYHPLLCYDALTKDLIGAELREGSKYCSKDAADFLEPIFKEYTESYPDMNCMLRGDSGFAAPEIYDLCEKYGISYVIRLKENNVLRQLAEAKLKDLKTAVDLNSLDYACTYGEFEYQASSWKHPRRVVFKIEKPYGQMIYMYTFVVTSMKSEAQQLINAYCKRGAMENFIKEGKNEFGFRHVSSKSMTVNANRFLIHALAYNIFNLFRRFALSKRLRNCNANTIRMAIFKVAGKIVCKSRYKYFKFCSNCVHKSDIIETYINIQQLYVQLNE is encoded by the coding sequence ATTAATAGTATAAGCGATTTTTCATTTAAATTCAATAGTTCTGTGAAATTTAATTTCGATGGTGGCGATTTAACGTCAGATTCCGGTGCCCTTTTGATAGAAGAATTCATGCATGTAACAGGTATAAAAAAGCTGTTTCAGCTGTTTAAAACAAAAGATTCCGCTGTTAGATTTCACACTGACGCAGATAATCTTCATCAGGCAATTTCACAGATTTTTCTTTCATACTACAACGATTACGATGCTAATGAGCTTGCTCATGAACATGTTCTCACAACTTCCCTAAACAAGGATCGCATTGCTTCACAGTCATCAATGTCAAGATTTTTCAGCCGCGCAGATGGAACTACAATCAAGCAGCTTAACTGTATACTGACTGAGTTAAGAAGAATAGCTTATGCAATTAAAAGACCTGAATTCATAGTCTTTGACTTGGATTCAACATTGCTTGATACTTATGGGAATCAGGAAGGCACAGCCTTCAACTTTCATTATCAGAACGTTGGATATCATCCATTACTATGCTATGATGCATTAACCAAAGACCTCATTGGAGCTGAATTACGCGAAGGATCAAAATACTGCAGTAAAGATGCTGCAGATTTTCTTGAACCAATATTCAAAGAGTATACTGAATCATATCCTGATATGAACTGTATGCTCAGAGGAGACAGCGGTTTTGCCGCTCCGGAAATATATGATCTTTGTGAAAAGTATGGTATCAGCTATGTAATCAGGCTGAAGGAAAATAATGTACTCAGACAGCTCGCAGAAGCTAAACTTAAAGATTTGAAAACAGCTGTAGATTTGAATTCGCTTGACTATGCATGTACATACGGAGAATTCGAATATCAGGCTTCCTCGTGGAAACACCCGAGACGTGTTGTTTTCAAAATTGAAAAACCATACGGCCAGATGATTTACATGTACACCTTTGTTGTTACTTCAATGAAAAGCGAAGCGCAGCAGCTCATCAATGCATACTGTAAACGCGGTGCTATGGAAAACTTCATCAAGGAAGGTAAGAACGAATTTGGATTCCGACATGTCAGCAGTAAGTCGATGACTGTAAACGCTAACCGATTTCTTATCCATGCGCTTGCATACAACATCTTCAATCTGTTTAGAAGATTTGCCTTGAGTAAAAGACTTAGAAACTGTAATGCCAATACTATACGTATGGCTATATTCAAAGTAGCAGGAAAAATTGTATGCAAGTCCAGATACAAATACTTTAAGTTCTGCAGCAATTGCGTACACAAGAGCGATATTATAGAAACGTATATCAATATTCAACAGCTTTATGTACAGCTGAATGAATAG
- a CDS encoding cyclic lactone autoinducer peptide codes for MCKKAKESILKLLADAGKKAALIGCGSASLLGYHQPKEPEFLRDIENAKNADNCI; via the coding sequence ATGTGCAAAAAAGCAAAAGAGAGTATCCTGAAACTTTTAGCTGATGCAGGAAAAAAAGCAGCTTTAATCGGTTGCGGATCGGCATCACTTCTTGGATACCATCAGCCTAAGGAACCAGAGTTCCTTAGAGATATAGAAAATGCGAAAAATGCGGATAACTGTATCTAA
- a CDS encoding AAA family ATPase, whose product MFEMFYGMQHTPFTRGIPSDQLHRTHQNTEVFSRLIITAQKQSFALLIGEPGTGKTSTLRRLKDELPESEYMVLYVSDSKLTPRSFYNYLLNQLGCKSEFHRNAARNALHKQIEIMRNMQKRKVVVILDEAHLLPKEMLEEARFLLNYKMDSENPMALILSGQTELWDKLRLSAYRAILERVDVECFLTPMDFSETKQYIESQLHYAGQENPVFTEDAMKSIFTFSGGNPRLVNRACSQSLIYGAQMKQTCIDSKSVDIVLENEVTGAGH is encoded by the coding sequence ATGTTTGAAATGTTTTATGGTATGCAGCATACACCGTTTACGCGCGGTATTCCATCTGATCAGCTGCACAGAACACATCAGAATACTGAAGTTTTCAGTCGTCTGATCATCACTGCACAGAAACAGTCATTCGCACTGCTGATTGGTGAACCAGGTACCGGCAAGACAAGTACACTTCGTCGTTTAAAGGATGAACTTCCTGAATCAGAGTACATGGTTCTGTACGTTTCTGATTCAAAACTGACTCCGCGAAGCTTCTACAACTATCTCCTGAACCAGCTCGGATGCAAATCCGAATTTCATCGCAATGCAGCGAGAAACGCTTTGCATAAGCAGATTGAAATAATGAGGAATATGCAGAAACGTAAAGTGGTCGTGATTCTTGACGAAGCACATCTGTTGCCAAAAGAAATGCTTGAAGAGGCCCGCTTTCTTCTGAATTACAAAATGGATTCCGAAAATCCAATGGCACTAATACTTTCGGGTCAGACTGAACTCTGGGACAAACTCCGTCTTTCCGCATACAGAGCCATTCTTGAAAGAGTAGATGTTGAATGCTTTCTTACTCCTATGGATTTTTCAGAAACCAAGCAGTACATTGAATCACAGCTTCATTATGCCGGACAGGAAAATCCTGTCTTCACTGAAGATGCAATGAAATCTATTTTTACTTTTTCAGGCGGAAATCCACGACTCGTAAACCGTGCCTGCAGTCAGTCACTTATCTATGGTGCACAGATGAAACAGACCTGTATCGACAGCAAATCTGTAGATATTGTACTTGAAAACGAAGTAACCGGAGCCGGTCACTGA
- a CDS encoding DDE-type integrase/transposase/recombinase — MDMKNQKLAKEIAEQRVIMIAPLLDTTLSQDEYYGKRRELADTFEVSTRTLQRYVDAYNGNGIDGLKPKGKVPEQNTVITKEILEEAIRLRREVPSRSVPTIIQILELENKVEVGMLKRTTLQRALSRAGYSSQMMKTYQDHGYGSQRFARVHRCDLWQGDLKYGPTLTIDGKPQPTYMSCLIDDATRYIVHAEFYGDMEQSIVEDTLKKGIQKFGLPRRIYFDNGSQYRTQWMKRACSLLSIKLLYAKPRNPQGKGKQERFNHTVDSFIEEVNLNRPDSIEELNRLFNAWLSECYHSKIHSALGITPEQAFKCDSMPLRYPDDAILSTAFLHCETRKVNKSGCISFMGKDYDVGVLYAGQQVDVVYDPQNIARVRIEAKNHEPFYAEPAKVGTHVAKKPKRAEIESIPADSSRLLDAVTKSAGEKERRAIISYSQVLEGAENV; from the coding sequence ATGGACATGAAAAATCAGAAACTGGCAAAAGAGATAGCTGAACAGCGTGTGATCATGATAGCGCCACTGCTTGATACCACTCTGTCTCAGGATGAGTATTACGGCAAGCGCCGGGAATTAGCTGATACGTTTGAAGTATCAACAAGAACACTCCAGCGCTATGTGGATGCGTATAACGGAAATGGAATCGACGGATTAAAACCCAAAGGGAAAGTACCGGAACAGAATACCGTGATCACTAAGGAGATCCTGGAAGAGGCAATCCGTCTGCGCCGTGAAGTTCCGTCACGAAGCGTCCCTACCATCATCCAGATACTTGAACTTGAAAACAAGGTCGAAGTTGGCATGCTGAAACGAACGACGCTTCAGCGTGCACTATCAAGGGCGGGTTATTCATCTCAGATGATGAAGACCTATCAGGATCATGGATACGGTTCACAGCGTTTTGCCAGAGTTCATCGCTGTGACTTGTGGCAGGGAGACCTGAAATACGGACCAACGCTGACTATCGACGGAAAGCCGCAGCCAACGTACATGTCGTGTCTGATTGACGATGCAACACGTTACATTGTTCATGCTGAGTTTTATGGAGATATGGAGCAGAGCATTGTTGAGGATACACTGAAGAAAGGCATTCAGAAATTTGGACTTCCCCGTCGTATCTACTTCGACAACGGTTCACAGTATCGTACCCAATGGATGAAGCGTGCATGCAGTCTTCTGAGTATTAAACTGCTGTATGCTAAACCGCGTAATCCTCAGGGTAAAGGAAAACAGGAACGCTTCAACCATACCGTTGACTCGTTCATTGAAGAGGTAAACCTGAACCGTCCTGACAGCATAGAAGAACTGAACAGACTGTTTAACGCCTGGCTCTCTGAATGTTACCACAGTAAAATACACAGTGCACTCGGAATAACCCCGGAACAGGCATTCAAATGCGATTCCATGCCATTACGCTATCCGGATGATGCAATACTCTCAACTGCTTTCCTGCACTGTGAAACCCGTAAAGTTAACAAGTCAGGATGTATCAGCTTCATGGGTAAAGATTATGATGTTGGCGTTCTTTATGCCGGACAGCAGGTGGATGTTGTTTATGATCCTCAGAATATTGCACGTGTAAGGATTGAAGCAAAGAATCATGAACCGTTTTACGCTGAACCGGCTAAGGTAGGTACACACGTTGCTAAAAAACCGAAACGTGCTGAAATTGAAAGTATCCCAGCGGATTCTTCAAGACTTCTTGATGCTGTTACAAAGAGCGCCGGGGAAAAGGAACGTCGAGCTATTATTTCGTATTCACAGGTATTGGAGGGTGCTGAAAATGTTTGA
- a CDS encoding DUF6431 domain-containing protein: MKSISFFREKVKDGIVEITGTNSPVCPICGKPMKSHGRCRRYLRVSGEERITLSLRVFYCPECDRYHRELPDYVAPYKHLSTEIIAEIYDGLDNYDVDDSTIIRIRNWVRKFLNFGSATVRRLKIEHPALVVRSSFESTFDTLTYFVRIVVNSNEWKFISSPVISV; encoded by the coding sequence ATGAAAAGTATATCATTTTTTCGTGAAAAAGTCAAGGACGGAATCGTCGAAATTACAGGAACAAATTCACCTGTTTGTCCAATTTGCGGCAAACCAATGAAGTCACACGGAAGGTGCAGACGGTATCTGCGCGTATCCGGCGAAGAGCGAATCACTCTGTCTCTCAGAGTTTTCTACTGCCCGGAATGCGACCGTTATCACCGCGAGCTTCCGGATTACGTTGCTCCTTACAAACATCTCAGTACTGAAATAATAGCTGAAATATATGATGGTCTTGACAACTATGATGTTGATGACAGCACGATAATACGCATCCGAAACTGGGTAAGAAAGTTCCTGAATTTTGGTTCTGCGACTGTCAGAAGACTTAAAATTGAGCATCCTGCACTGGTCGTCAGAAGCAGTTTTGAATCAACATTTGACACGCTCACCTATTTTGTCAGAATAGTCGTAAATTCCAATGAATGGAAGTTCATTAGTTCGCCTGTCATTTCAGTCTGA
- the aspS gene encoding aspartate--tRNA ligase, whose translation MADNMQGLKRTHYCGEVDGIGKEVVVGGYVQKMRNLGNLIFIDLRDRTGIVQLAFNDNTDRAIFEKAASCRAEFVLMAKGTVEERSSKNPDLKTGNIEIIVTDLRILAKAQTPPFEITDETKVNEELRLKYRFLDLRRQPLQKNIMMRHEIARAAREYYYDHGFIEIETPMMMKSTPEGARDYLIPSRVHNGKFYALPQSPQIYKQLLMIAGYDRYIQLARCFRDEDLRADRQPEFTQIDLEMSFVDVEDILQMTEGFVSYLFKKVLNVDIPVPLPRLTYTEAMNRYGSDKPDTRFGMEITDISDIVKSCGFGVFTSAIENGGSVRGIVAKNAASVLTRKEIDKLTEAAKGIGAKGLAYIRWNDEEPACSFAKFMTPEELKAVLAALGCEKGDVALIVADKNKVTLPVLGALRLTVAKKLDIIPEGYNFLWITEFPFFEYDEESGKWLAMHHPFTMPMDECLQYLDTAPEKVFAKAYDLVLNGIELSSGSMRITDYELQQKMFRSLGLTEEEIEAKFGFLVEAYKYGAPPHGGLGIGLDRLSMLMCGCDSLRDVTAFPKVQNASELMSECPSVVDKENLDVLGIKVIEKEEN comes from the coding sequence ATGGCAGATAATATGCAGGGCCTCAAAAGAACCCATTACTGCGGCGAAGTTGACGGCATAGGAAAAGAAGTAGTTGTCGGCGGATACGTACAGAAAATGCGTAATCTCGGAAACCTCATCTTTATTGATCTCCGCGACAGAACAGGTATTGTTCAGCTTGCCTTCAACGACAACACAGACAGAGCGATATTTGAAAAGGCAGCTTCATGCCGTGCGGAATTCGTACTTATGGCAAAGGGTACAGTTGAGGAAAGATCAAGCAAGAATCCTGATCTTAAGACAGGCAATATCGAGATCATCGTAACTGACTTACGTATCCTTGCAAAGGCTCAGACACCGCCTTTCGAGATAACAGACGAAACAAAGGTAAACGAGGAGCTCAGACTCAAGTACCGTTTCCTTGATCTCCGCCGTCAGCCGCTCCAGAAGAACATCATGATGCGTCATGAGATTGCAAGAGCAGCAAGAGAATACTACTACGACCACGGATTTATTGAAATAGAAACTCCTATGATGATGAAGTCAACACCGGAAGGTGCCCGTGACTACCTCATCCCTTCAAGAGTACACAACGGCAAGTTCTACGCTCTGCCGCAGTCTCCTCAGATCTACAAGCAGCTTCTCATGATCGCCGGTTACGACAGATACATCCAGCTTGCGAGATGCTTCCGTGATGAGGACTTAAGAGCAGACAGACAGCCTGAATTCACTCAGATAGACCTTGAAATGTCATTCGTTGACGTTGAGGATATCCTCCAGATGACAGAAGGATTTGTTTCATACCTCTTCAAAAAGGTTCTTAACGTTGACATTCCTGTTCCGCTTCCGAGACTTACATACACAGAAGCTATGAACAGATACGGTTCAGACAAGCCTGATACAAGATTCGGCATGGAGATCACTGATATTTCCGACATCGTTAAGTCATGCGGATTCGGCGTGTTCACATCTGCAATCGAAAACGGCGGCAGCGTAAGAGGTATCGTTGCCAAGAACGCTGCATCAGTACTCACAAGAAAAGAAATAGACAAACTCACCGAAGCTGCAAAGGGTATCGGCGCAAAGGGTCTTGCATACATCAGATGGAACGACGAAGAACCTGCATGTTCATTTGCAAAGTTCATGACACCTGAAGAACTCAAGGCGGTTCTTGCCGCTCTCGGATGCGAAAAGGGCGACGTTGCTCTCATCGTAGCTGACAAGAACAAGGTAACACTTCCTGTTCTCGGCGCACTCAGACTCACCGTTGCAAAGAAGCTCGACATCATCCCTGAAGGCTACAACTTCCTCTGGATCACAGAATTCCCGTTCTTCGAATACGACGAGGAAAGCGGCAAGTGGCTTGCAATGCACCACCCGTTCACAATGCCTATGGACGAATGTCTCCAGTACCTCGACACAGCACCTGAAAAGGTATTTGCCAAGGCCTACGACCTCGTACTCAACGGTATTGAGCTCTCATCCGGTTCAATGCGTATCACCGACTACGAGCTCCAGCAGAAGATGTTCCGCTCACTCGGTCTTACCGAAGAAGAGATCGAAGCCAAGTTCGGATTCCTCGTTGAAGCCTACAAGTACGGCGCACCACCTCACGGCGGTCTCGGCATCGGTCTCGACAGACTTTCAATGCTCATGTGCGGCTGCGACAGCTTAAGAGATGTAACAGCATTCCCGAAGGTACAGAACGCAAGCGAACTCATGTCAGAGTGTCCTTCAGTAGTTGACAAGGAAAACCTCGACGTTCTTGGAATCAAAGTAATTGAAAAAGAGGAAAACTGA
- the hisS gene encoding histidine--tRNA ligase, giving the protein MALIVQRPLGTADVTPAEIHKWYTVEQVSRNTARTFGFREIRFPTFENTDLFLRSVGETTDVVQKEMYTVMAKESKFTLRPEGTAGTIRAVMQNGMLNDALPQKVFYLTSCFRHEKPQAGRLREFHQFGAEMLGSASPAADAEMISMAHTLLETLGLKNIELNINSIGCPVCRAKYHTALKEYFSEKKSELCETCHSRLEKNPMRILDCKSPICSGIAKDAPLILDFLCEECSDHFEQLKGLLDAMKISYRVNPKIVRGLDYYTKTVFEFITTDIGAQGTVLAGGRYDGLVEQLGGAHTPALGFAAGLERLILTMEKQGASFMEQSKCDLYIAPMGSAAVKEAARLAGLARAEGFTAEYDLMNKSVKAQMKYANKLGAAFVIVLGDSELENKSAKLKNMETGEETEISLGDSFAEDFSIHVITTRIANEDDGSLLKI; this is encoded by the coding sequence ATGGCTTTAATTGTTCAGAGACCGCTTGGTACAGCTGACGTAACACCTGCAGAGATCCACAAATGGTATACTGTTGAACAGGTATCCCGCAATACTGCGCGTACATTCGGTTTCAGGGAAATAAGATTTCCTACCTTCGAAAACACCGACCTTTTCCTGCGTTCAGTAGGAGAAACAACAGACGTTGTTCAGAAGGAAATGTACACCGTAATGGCTAAGGAAAGCAAGTTCACTCTCAGACCTGAAGGTACTGCCGGAACTATCCGTGCCGTAATGCAGAACGGTATGCTCAATGACGCTCTTCCGCAGAAGGTTTTCTATCTGACTTCATGTTTCAGGCACGAAAAGCCTCAGGCAGGAAGACTCAGAGAATTCCATCAGTTCGGTGCAGAAATGCTCGGAAGCGCATCCCCTGCTGCTGATGCTGAAATGATCTCAATGGCACATACCCTGCTTGAAACACTCGGCCTTAAGAACATTGAGCTCAACATAAACTCCATCGGCTGTCCGGTATGCCGTGCAAAATATCACACTGCTCTGAAGGAGTACTTCTCGGAAAAGAAGTCTGAGCTCTGTGAAACATGCCACAGCCGTCTTGAAAAGAACCCGATGCGTATCCTCGACTGCAAGAGTCCGATATGCTCAGGTATCGCCAAGGACGCTCCTCTTATTTTAGACTTCCTCTGCGAAGAATGCTCGGATCATTTCGAACAGCTCAAGGGACTTCTCGATGCTATGAAAATCAGCTACAGAGTAAACCCTAAGATTGTCCGCGGACTTGACTATTACACAAAAACTGTTTTTGAATTCATCACAACAGACATCGGTGCCCAGGGTACAGTCCTCGCAGGCGGAAGATACGACGGTCTTGTTGAACAGCTCGGCGGTGCCCACACTCCTGCTCTCGGTTTTGCAGCAGGTCTTGAACGACTCATACTCACAATGGAAAAACAGGGTGCGTCATTCATGGAACAGTCAAAGTGCGACCTTTACATCGCTCCGATGGGCAGTGCCGCAGTTAAGGAAGCCGCACGTCTTGCAGGTCTTGCAAGAGCTGAAGGCTTTACTGCTGAATACGACCTTATGAACAAGAGCGTAAAGGCTCAGATGAAATATGCCAACAAGCTCGGTGCTGCTTTTGTAATTGTTCTCGGTGACTCGGAACTTGAAAACAAGAGTGCAAAGCTTAAAAATATGGAAACCGGAGAAGAAACAGAGATCTCTCTCGGTGACTCATTTGCTGAAGACTTCTCTATCCACGTTATTACAACAAGGATAGCAAACGAAGACGACGGCAGTCTTTTAAAGATATGA
- a CDS encoding methylglyoxal synthase, with protein MTIALIAHDSKKELMVQFCIAYCGILSRNNLCATGTTGKLVSESTGLNIKRYLSGSQGGDQQISSRISCGEIDILLFFRDPITPKANEPNDIELLRLCDVHNVPVATNIATAEALILALERGDLDWRAYGTPEL; from the coding sequence ATGACTATAGCATTAATAGCACATGACTCAAAAAAGGAACTTATGGTCCAGTTCTGTATCGCATACTGCGGTATACTCTCAAGGAACAACCTCTGTGCAACAGGCACAACAGGCAAGCTGGTAAGTGAATCTACCGGTCTTAACATAAAAAGATATTTAAGCGGCTCACAGGGCGGCGATCAGCAGATCTCATCAAGGATCTCATGCGGTGAAATAGACATTCTCCTGTTCTTCAGGGATCCTATCACACCAAAGGCAAACGAACCTAACGACATCGAGCTTCTCAGACTCTGTGACGTTCACAACGTTCCTGTTGCAACAAACATAGCAACAGCCGAAGCACTCATCCTCGCTCTTGAAAGAGGCGACCTTGACTGGCGTGCTTACGGTACACCTGAATTATAA